A stretch of the Pseudomonas sp. ACM7 genome encodes the following:
- a CDS encoding long-chain-acyl-CoA synthetase, whose product MSRTPHDTITWGMMLRKLPSIAKAIPRVVKGMKAANVKDPTQSCGLGWSFEQATLRNPDGPALLQGEVALTYAQVNQWANRIAHHLIAQGIRKGDVVAVFIENRPELLVTILAVAKVGAISALLNTSQTRDTLAHSLNLVAPAAIIVGEELVPAFSAVRERVSIDAARTWFVADRDTFSHPGIAPDGFINLMTASADSSSDNPASSQQVFFDDPCFYIYTSGTTGLPKAGVFKHGRWMRSSASFGLIALDMRPEDVVYCTLPLYHATGLCVCWGSAISGASGFAIRRKFSASQFWNDVRKYRATTLGYVGELCRYLVDQPPSADDSKHRVTKMIGNGLRPGAWGEFKTRFAVNHICELYAASDGNIGFTNILNFDNTVGFSLMSWELAAYDHDSGEPIRDAKGFMRKVAKGEQGLLLAKINDKAPLDGYTDPQKTEKVVLHDVFEKGDRYFNTGDLLRNIGFGHAQFVDRLGDTYRWKGENVSTTEVENILLQHPNISEAVAYGVEIRNTNGRAGMAAITPAESLATLDFSELLAFAREQMPAYAVPLFLRVKVKMETTGTFKYQKTRLKDEAFDPGKTGDDPIYAWLPGTQTYVQVTPQLLADIHGGAFRY is encoded by the coding sequence ATGAGCCGCACGCCGCACGACACGATTACCTGGGGCATGATGCTCCGCAAGCTGCCTTCCATTGCCAAAGCCATTCCTCGCGTGGTGAAGGGCATGAAAGCCGCCAACGTCAAGGACCCGACCCAATCGTGTGGCCTGGGCTGGAGCTTCGAACAAGCGACGTTGCGCAATCCCGATGGCCCGGCATTGCTGCAGGGCGAGGTGGCGCTGACGTATGCTCAGGTCAACCAATGGGCCAATCGCATTGCCCATCATCTGATTGCCCAAGGCATCCGCAAGGGCGATGTGGTGGCGGTCTTTATCGAGAATCGCCCGGAACTGCTGGTGACGATTCTGGCGGTGGCCAAGGTCGGCGCGATCAGTGCCTTGCTCAATACCTCGCAAACCCGCGATACCCTGGCTCACAGCCTGAACCTGGTGGCACCCGCGGCGATCATTGTCGGAGAAGAGCTGGTCCCGGCGTTTTCGGCGGTTCGCGAACGGGTGTCGATCGACGCGGCGCGCACCTGGTTCGTCGCTGATCGAGACACCTTCAGCCATCCCGGCATTGCGCCCGACGGCTTCATCAACCTGATGACGGCCAGTGCCGACAGCTCCAGCGACAACCCTGCCAGCAGTCAGCAGGTATTTTTCGACGACCCTTGTTTCTATATCTACACCTCGGGCACCACCGGCTTGCCCAAGGCCGGGGTGTTCAAGCACGGCCGCTGGATGCGCAGCTCCGCAAGCTTCGGGCTGATCGCCCTGGATATGCGCCCGGAGGATGTCGTCTATTGCACCTTGCCGCTCTATCACGCCACCGGGCTGTGCGTGTGCTGGGGCTCGGCGATCAGTGGCGCCTCGGGTTTTGCCATTCGCCGCAAGTTCAGCGCCAGTCAATTCTGGAACGATGTGCGCAAGTACCGCGCGACCACCCTCGGTTACGTCGGCGAACTGTGCCGCTACCTCGTGGATCAACCGCCCAGCGCCGACGACAGCAAGCACCGCGTGACGAAGATGATCGGCAATGGCCTGCGCCCCGGCGCGTGGGGCGAGTTCAAGACACGTTTTGCGGTGAATCACATCTGCGAGCTCTACGCCGCCAGCGACGGCAACATCGGTTTCACCAACATCCTCAACTTTGATAACACCGTCGGTTTTTCCCTGATGTCATGGGAGTTGGCGGCGTACGACCACGACAGCGGTGAGCCGATTCGGGATGCCAAGGGCTTCATGCGCAAGGTTGCCAAAGGCGAGCAGGGGCTGTTGCTGGCGAAGATCAACGACAAGGCGCCCCTGGACGGCTACACCGATCCGCAGAAGACCGAAAAGGTTGTGCTGCACGACGTGTTCGAGAAGGGCGACCGTTATTTCAATACTGGTGACCTGCTGCGCAACATCGGTTTTGGTCACGCGCAGTTTGTTGACCGGTTGGGTGATACCTACCGCTGGAAGGGCGAAAACGTCTCGACCACCGAAGTCGAAAACATCCTTTTGCAACACCCGAATATTTCCGAAGCCGTGGCCTACGGCGTGGAAATCCGCAACACCAACGGGCGTGCGGGGATGGCGGCGATTACGCCAGCCGAGTCCCTGGCGACCCTGGATTTCAGTGAACTGCTGGCTTTCGCCCGTGAGCAAATGCCCGCCTATGCGGTGCCGTTGTTCCTGCGGGTGAAGGTGAAAATGGAGACCACCGGCACCTTCAAATACCAGAAGACCCGCCTCAAGGACGAAGCCTTCGACCCCGGCAAAACTGGCGATGATCCGATCTACGCCTGGCTGCCGGGGACCCAGACATACGTGCAGGTCACTCCGCAGTTGCTGGCGGATATTCACGGCGGCGCTTTTCGTTATTGA